DNA from Nymphaea colorata isolate Beijing-Zhang1983 chromosome 4, ASM883128v2, whole genome shotgun sequence:
CAGACTGAAACAGCAATTTATCAATTCAAACGGATGAGAAAAACTAATCTGATTCCGAACCACAGTACATTCTCGGCCGTCCTCTTAGCATGCACCTACAGAGGCTTGCTGGATGATGGTATGCATTTCTATAAGGTCATGAGTAAGGACTATGGTCTGCAACCACAACCAGATCATTGTGCTAGTATAATCTGTCTTTTTGGACGGCACGGACAGCTTGACGAGGCGGTAAGCCTGATGCAAAGAAGCCCGTTTGAACCGAACTCGGCAATGTGGGGTGCACTTTTGGGTGCTTGCGTTATCCATCGCAATCTAGAATGGGGAAAAAAAGCAGCCGAATCTCTATTCCTAATGGAGCCACTGATTTCTACTCCTTACGTCCAGCTGGCTAACATCTATGCTTCAGCTGGTATGTGGGCAGAGGCAGCTCAAATCAGGAAAGACATGAAAAGCAAGGGAATAAAGAAACTCCAGGGTTGCAGCTGGATTTGTACAAGAAATGAGGCCGGCATGAGGGGTTAACACCAGGCATGTGTATTTGGTCTTCTACACGCATTTCTTAGGCATGCTGTTGTTTCTCGGCTTAGTGATGGCAAACTCGATGCAGGATTTCTGAGATTGGAGATAGTCTTTGGAATTTTTCCAGGTATATATACGTTTATGGCCTTTCATATGTTAGATGGAGATGAGTTACTAGTTGCTTTATGAAAAAGGGAGATTAAATGTTAATTTTATTGAACTTTTTACTAATTATACCTaatcaacaaaatggaaaaaagaaaaaaaacttcgGTTTGGTGTCGAACGTGATTTATTTACATATCCTGAAATTGAATTTAACATGtcttttataattatttctcAACCATACCTGTGTTCATGTTGATTTTGCCATTAACCCTGTGAGATTTGGTGCCTCGATCCTTTCAGGTAAGGTGCTCCTGTATGATATCATGACTCGGAACCAGCACCACACACTTTGCCCCCAGCTGGCAACGCGTAAGAAAGATTTCGCTGCTTCATATATTCAACCATTTTAGTATGACATATTTTTGCTACAATATACTATATATGTCTTAGCAAATATAGTCCGAGACACCTTCCAGTTTAGTTTGATGCAAGATTATCCTTCAAGAATTTCCTATTTGTTGGACCCTGTGACCCAACAGATGCATGTTCACCATGCACTGTCCTAGTTGTCCATTCGTGTGAAACTCCTGATAGAAATATGTTGCTGCTTCATATGTTGAACCATCTTAACATAACATATTTTGCTACATCACACTGTACATGCCTTTACACATCTAGGCTGGtatatctttcattttaatttgcTACAATGTCTCTATTTGTCTTACTAAGCGACCCCACCAATGCATGCATACCATGCTCTGTTCTAGTTGTCCACTTGTGTGGATCTCCTAGGACCAGCGCTCTTACTCCCCTAAAAGAGTTTCCTTATGGCTTCAGTCTTATgtcaaaacaaagcaacatcTGACATTTCACAAATCACACACCTCTATAAGTTTGCAGGCTTTTTCCGACCCATCAGCTAAAGTACACAGAACCCTTATGACCCCAAAAATCAAGCTCTTGGTTCGTCAGTATATTGATTACCAAGAACTAATGCTtcggttcactaaagaaaatACTAGACAGTTTGATATAGGGAAGTTTGTGCATATTTGAGTTTAAACACCCGATGTGGACCATATCTCATCCCAATGCTTTATATCTTTTATATATCCTTGGAGGTATCATCGGTAGAAAAAGCTGGTGAACTACGAGAAGTCATTGGCTCTGAGTGGTTTGATAACATCACCATAGATCATGTTAATCAGCAGCCCTAACGTcgtttgccttttttttaagCCTTTTGATGAAATCCAGGTTGTAGTAATACAGTGTGTGCACTATAATTCAAAGTAACATGGCTTCTTTAGTTAGTGGCACAAATATCAGCAGATTATGTGATTATGTTCAGCCTTCTGACTGTTGTGGGTCCTTTCTGTACTGTTTTTTCAGATTGTCATGGACAACAGATATCAACCACGGTTGTCAAACTTACACAACAGCTTGCAGGTAATAGTTGCTTCCTGATATCAACCAATGTTTCTCATGCTTAAACATCACCTTGCTGGTAATCACTGCTTCCTTATAATAAATATTGACTAATTGCCTCTGAATCTCTAAAGCTTATTTGGTTTTTGCAGACTGTGAAGGGGCCttggaaaaattttaagtttttaattaATATTTGGACGTTGTTTATAACGGCCTGCAGAATTTTAGGAAACCAATTGTCCCGGTCCTGTCCCTTCTCTTTTATCGGACCTCAACTCCATATCCAGCTTAACAAACTCATAGTTGTAAGATCTATGTTACTttgatcataattcataaaGATGTTGGATTTAGTATGATTGGTTCATAGAAACAAATATTTTGATACGGTGGGGAGGGTTGACACCGTCAGAACAAGTGGTTGTGATTCAATCACCATGGAGATTAGAAGTTCTTGTTCAAGACAACGGTAGGTGCACCTTCGGAGTTGGAGAGGTTGGGAAATTGTCTAGCAGGCTTTACCCTCCTTTCTTGAGGGTTTCGTGCCCTGATATTCACTTCAGTCTTCGGAAAATAAAATGGCTGGTTATGACTGAAGTGACTAcaattttttaatgcaaaaaacatgataccaaaaaaaattcttttgtcGTTCCCTTTACTGAAATCTACTATGCAGATTTGATTCCATAGTCTCAAAATGCCGAGCTTTACCAAATGCATTGTGTAAAATTATATCTTTATGgttcatttttgttaaaataacTCACAATGATAACTTTCTGAAAGTGGTTCTATGAGCAGCATAAGCAGTGTTTATGGTCAAATTCAATTCAATATGAGAAGACTTGACACttacacatatacacatatattgcCATCACAACCACTCATTGTGCCATGCCAcattgtatatattttttgtccTGACATTTAATAACACAAATGTTTTTGACGTGTTGTAAGCTATGCATACACTGTCTGAAGCTTTTCCGATGCAAACCTGCAGGAAGAGAGGTCTCCCAAATCTTTATTAACAAAAACTGAGCTGTACAGAACAAAGGGAAACAAAATAAAGCGCTGATGCTCTACTGAAACCAGCCACAAGGATCAGTAGCAATGCTTGAGGCCATGCCAAAATGCAAAATCAAGCCACAAGCTAGTCAGTCTAAATATGAAATTGTATCTACAGCTCTGTGCATCGTAAGCAAAAGCCATTTTATAAGCGGAATCTCATTTTAAGATACATGGATAATTGTGGAGGATTCCAGCAAGTGAGGGAAAACGTCTCAAAAGACTATTTCTGTCTTCCATTGTTCTTGTAAGCAGGCCTCTAAGTTTTGTAGAGTTAGTAATGATGCCCAAGGATACACCAGTTGTCGCCACTTTCGTCAAGACGTGGTTGAGCACCTTGAGTTCCACAAATTTTCGCTTTTCGCTTTTCGCTTTCCGCAACTTGAGTTATCTTAACCGAGAAGATCTTCTCGCTGAATTTTACACGAGAAAAAGCTGAAGTATGTTATCTTTAGTTCCTATTCCTTATTTAGATATTATAAAAGTCTGAACAGATTCATGATTGCAGAGCAGGATTTGATTGGATCTTGTGAAGGCAAAAATGATCTGCGTTTCCAAGCCCTGCAAGTGCCCAGAAATCACTCTTTGTTCACTGATGGTTTCATGTTTTGCCTCGTCTTGAGCAGCCCTTGCCACCTATTCGGCTTTCACTTCCACCGCTTAGCTTTCTTCCTTGGCGATTGAACTATACAGGGATTGCCAATTATTATGGCTTCCGTCTTCCGTCTTCCGACCAAACTGCATCTTCCAGTATGACCCACGAAGGCAGCTCATCTACCTTGCTGTTATCACAACCTTTGGTGTGTTCACTGTCTTAACGTGTCACTCCTGTTACCACTGTGCTCTTCATCGGAGTTCCGATCAATCCGAGCCTTGCTGTTTATCACAATGGACTTCTCAGACTTGATCACTGTAGTCAGTGTATTTGTTTGTGAATTGGTAGCTGCCAAGGTGGTTAACTATGCCACATGTGAGTTGTCTATAGCATTTCTTTATTCAGCTTGGATTTTCTACTTAATTCAAGTCCCAGAGAAGTGGATGCCTGGAAAATTCGACCTCACTGGGCAATGGCCATCGGATACTCCATGTATTTGCTGTTATTGTTTGCCTCACTAGTGCAACACTTGTTTCCTTGGATTAGTGTGGGATGGTAAGGTGCCAACGAAAGTCACCGTGAATTTTCTTATTATGCAGTCTGTTTATAACAGACATTTGTGCATTCAGGCTAGTTTATTAGACCAAGTGTCTGAAAAATACATTAGGATTCAAAGTGTCTTAGAAGTACATGTTGAGACATCCTGTCTACCTATTCAAATATGCGTATGGTAATGAGGGAACCACACCTTGTAGCTTGGTTCATCGCACTCAGACACCTGAAATAACACACTCTCTCACACATTAAACCAAGAATCTTTTTCTTGCCTAACGAAATATGTGGCAATTTCACAGGCTTGCAAAACTTGTGGGTTTTGGGAGCTGTCTTATATATAGGTGGTGATGTTTGGTGAGCCGAATGTTCCTTTGTTGGAGGTAAGTTTTTGTCATCCTGGGTGTCTGGTAAGAGGAACATTGGGTTCTTGAAACTTAGAATCATGGGGCACTGAATTCCAAAGGATGCAGTGTCAAACACACCATTGAGCTGTACTTTATTGCGAGGTGGAACCTCAGATTTGTGGAGCTTAGCCTATGTTTGTTGGAGGATTGAACCTCAGATCTGTGGAGCTGAGATCATCGGCAATCACTGAGGATGTCAGATACCTTGGTTTGCAGACATGCTTTTAGGGGTCGTTTGGCTGGAAGAATACTTTGTAAGTTTTCCATGTTTTTGACTTAaaattgagacagattcatggaacaaatTGTTTTGGTGCTACGTGAATTTGCCTCAATctttaaggcagattcatgaaacactcacaaagtattTCTATTGTCAACCGACCTCTTAAATACTTCATTACTCTCAGTTTTTGTTTCACTTGACACCTTGACATCTTAGGTGAGAACCATATTTCAGTTGAAAATCTGGTTATCAACTGTTACAGAAGCAGCCGTAAAACTCCTAGGACGAACCTCCCCATAGTCCAAGAGCTTCTCCTGGTCCGGCTTGCACAAGAGGAATGCACTGGCATAGGCAACCTTTTTAACTTCTCCTCTCAAGCTCAGCTAGAATCCTGGAAGAAATGTTGAAAGAAAGGTTAAGCTTGTCTTGAGGAACTGCATCCACCGTTTACAGTCCATACAAACCGAAATTGAACCAATGACCAAACTTTCACCAGCCTGTCAGTTCGACCCAgttatgctatgccccttgggGTGCACACATAGAATACAAAAAGTGATGTGGGAAGAATAAGCAGAAGACAAGCCTGGAGAAATGCTATTAAGTGGGAAGTAAGATGTGTTTATAAAACAataatacaagaaaagaaatttgcaAGCAAAATCTACTAGCAAATAAGCTATGAACAAGTCAAAATGAAAACagttaaaatataaatagaaGTTAATGAGGAATTAGCCATATACTTATAATAATAGATGCTGCATGTATGATTATGAGACAACATAAACCACATTAGAGAAAACTGGGAAGCTAAACTATCAAATTAAAGTAAACTGGCGCTGAGGACCAAATTTACCCTTCTAAATGAAACGAAGCACAGATAGGAAACATGTTTCCTCAGGCTTACTCATTGAAGGAAGCCCGGCTTCTGGTttccaaaacatattttttcgGGAAGTGAAATTCGCATTTTAGGTAGAAGTCTTTACACTACCAactaatgaaaaaatcaacaatctGATCCTGAAAAAATCAACCAGATGCAaggctgatatatatatatatatatatatacatattattttaaataaatctAATATAAGTTCTTGTTTTAGATCAATTGTTAAAtttgacaagaagaaaaagaagaggacaCAGACTGATATATAACGATATGTATCAGACTATACGCCATACACAAGAGCAAATTAATAGATACAGCACCAACACATTGCATTTTGAGATGGTATTGAAGTAGAGGTAGGGTTGTCAATAACCAATTTGGATCAGTTATCTGACCGAACCGTTCCAAAAAAGTCagatgtggaaaaaaaattaacattagtataagaaattaaaatggaTTCGGGCTTAGAGAAATAACATCTGGTCAGactcagatttagatttggatcagatttagttttaaataaatattttatatacaatgctcttatattttgaatatcattcagatttggttcaaaatttagatttagattcagatatgaatgtaaaaatcggatttggatcgtgaaatcagatttctgattcggattcagatatggtatgacttttttttgtttgaattcaatttcaaatatgtgaatatccaaaaacaCCAATATGGTTAAGGatatatcaaattcaaatttgccATTGACATCCGTACTGGCTGAGTGTTTGAGTATGAAATTAACACTAAGCTATTCTTAAGGATATCAAGAGtcaaaaaattttcttatgTACAAGAATCGATTCTGGACGCTCTTTGTAATTTTGTTCAGATTTTGTAATGTAGGTGAAATATTCCTGGTTTTCTAAAAGATATTTTCGAAGCAAAAACTGTCTTTTCGATCATGAATTTTCGACTTTTGAGTTTACATGGTCACATATATTTTGCTTGGTTTGGGGCAAGATCTCCAAATAAGATCGATTTGATATTTTGGtttcacaaaaaatcaaaacaaagcTTCTTTTGTCTCTACGAGACGCTTTGCCTATATTGAAAACTTCATTTAGAAGACGAAcaacatttgttttttcaatagttttggAGTACGACTTCAAACTCATAAAACATACTTTTGCCTCCAAAATACGATTAAGGAGTGTTTGGAGTCGGGTTGAtgaaaaactcagttttgagaAAACAACGGTTCCAAAAGGGCCGTGAATAACTTGGCTCCCCGAAGTTTTTCTAAGAAAATATTATGTTGATGTTGTCAGCTAAACACATAAGGCAGGTCTCAAAAACTGATTAGAGAACCAACAAGCCGCCCTCCCTTTTTTCTGCTCCCACCGTTCAGGACTGCTTTGAGATCTGAATGGTCATAAACTCGAATGTCGAGCATTTTTTAAACCCATGGAAATCAAACTAAGGATGTATGTGACACTTAGACCTACCAACTATGCTGCATCCTTCAAAACgattaaaaaacaaagttttgtacttggtttttataatttttttttttttttttttttttgtaggatgCTCATCTCATCTTCAGCATtagttttggaaaaaaacaaaatttgaatgtcTAATTGAAAAAAAGCTGATCTTATTGGCATTTCAACCGCAGGCCTTCCAAAGTTCCTCAAAGTATCAGTGGATTTGTGTAAAGCgcttgaaagaaagaaaaagatatgcCGGAGCAGGTTGCCATTGAAATTTAAACACTTGTACTGATAATAGTGCAGCGTCATTTGTACAGGTCATGATTCAGTGAAAGCACATTTTTACAAGCGAGTCCGTGAAAAGTCGTGGATTGCCAATTTCATGCAAACTTCATCACTATAATAATTTTATATCTTTTAatcaataatttcttttttttttccgtaaATTTTGCTTCTCATTTTGTCCTCATGAGGAGCTATATTTTATGTGTCCTTCAGTAAGTCTTGGCAATGGGATCAGGTACCAGACGGTATCTGGTATCTGGCCCGGTTTGGCCCAAttaacaatttttattttaattgggTTAGGCTCGAGCTCGGGTATCGAATATCAGACTCAAGCTCGGGTTTCGGGCATTGGGCTAGGCCGACCTGATGCCCAGGTCTATCCTCCAGGGTCAATTTTATAAATTGGGTAGCAAAATCCGCTTCGTTCGCCTCCAAATATATCTAGCTTTGATTCCATGTGTTCGCACAGGGGAAGGGGCAGAAGCCTCTGAGGCAAGAGAGGACAGCAGGGGCCATGGCGCCCATCCTTATGCTTTGAAGAATTAATAATTTActtgactattttttttttaaatgttggtTTAGTCcttgtaaaacttttgaaaaataaaggtTGATCTCACTGAAAAGTTTTCACAGATATTATTTAATGGGTTGTAGGATTATTGGACTCTGTCAAAGATGAAATCATGGTTCCACCCTCAGTTGTTTCATAGAGAAGAACGCGCAGAATGAGCATTGGGTCGTGTCATTCCATACATTCCATGGTTCAAGGCTTGAAAATTTGGAAAGCTCCTTCTATCTTATGACATCTTGAGAAAGTTGATCGAAGACCCTATGTGCTCCAAGGAGTATGACATAGCTGGTTGGCCCACTGGCTCATACTACTGGTTCGATTCCCGTGGATGTCAACTCACTAAGTCAGGGCAGGAGTAGGAGTGCTACCCTTAAGGTTCTTTGTTACTCGGCAGATGACAAAGTCTCTCAACCTTGGTGTGGTTTTTTACAATtgcaaacaagagaaaaactaCAACATTgtcgtccctctctctctctctctctctcatctcccTAAAAACCAAGTCAATTGCTACCACAGGTGCAGCCATCAGTGTTTTCCCCCTTTGTCTTGCTTCTTGGTGCATTGAATTGCTATTAAACAACTGCATGTTTCAGCATTGCAGCCATTGCTATCTTGGGGTGATCTCAGGGCCAcctccctttgtttttcttcttgcacTTCTATCTGTCCCTTACATTAATCTCCCTTGTATTGTTTTTCCCATCATTTGTTTCGGAAAGTACTTTCTTGTTGCATTCTGGAGTTTTCCTTCGGGGGCCTGTTTGATGTATTggaaatatagaattggaaagAAGTTTTCAATAACTTATTTCAGgaattgaagaaatggaaacaaaatccagatttccACATCCGCTTTGTGTTTGCTGGACTTGGGTTTATGTTCGAGGACATAAATTTCTCAGtttcataaaaatgaaagatgaaaaaaggaATTGTTGGAGATCAAGCATTACTTTGAAGCCAacggttgtttttttttttcatcccaattttttttttcccacccCTTGGTGTGGGATGAAATTTTTGGAAAGAAGTTTCTAAAAACTGACCCAATCGCAAGTTTGAcggccagatttttttttttttaaatttgaattttgtttcaaGTGTCCCAGTCAAACGGGCGCTTAAGGGAGTTCACCCATTGTTTGTTTTGGAAAGTACTTTCTTGTTCCATTCTGGAGTTTTTCTTTAGGTTGCGTTTAATAGCCTCGGATCTTAGATACAAGACTGCTTTAAACGCGGGTTTTGGGAGAAACAAATTGAGGGTCTCAATAAAATCGATGCAAGGTCAGATGAAGGAGACCGGACATATAATCCACGGATCTGAGATCAGATCAATTGGAGAAAGCAAGTTATGCTTGCCTCAAAGAGGCACAGTATAACTGATGGGGGAGGGGAGGGGTACACATAGATGATACATATTCACTTGGAGCTCTCAAAGTGACTCACTGCCCACACACGCTTGTCGCAACCCAGGACCTTAGAGAACGCCTGTTCACCGGAAGAAGCATGCAGATGTGATTTTGTTACTGCAGGAAATAATAACTTTACTTCTCCACAAAATGTCAAAACGAGAAGATTTTCCCTCTCAAACATTTTGAGTGATCTACAATTTTTCCAACTTAAAAagcttctctatctctttctcatGACAAGGTGCCTCGTCTTTTTGCTTGTCCTCCTCTCCCTTCTCCTTTTCTACGTATTTTTCCCACGCACGTAAACAAAGGAGACAAAAAAAGTTCTGAACTATTATCATACCCAGCCTTGGCACAACGTATAGGTGTTCAAATCCAAGTCAAGTTGGAAATCTGGTGATGATTTTACCTTATTATAGACATAAGACATGGAACTTAGTCCTGTGAAatctgaatcaaaattccaagtcTGAACCTGAATATGAGTCTGGCTTTAGTTAACGACATAAATGGTAGATTCAACCTGACTAAAAACCCGAGAAACCTCGTCGCTAGCCGAATCCGAATTCTGTAACATGGACATAGAAATCTCATCCGAGTCAGCCAGTTGATCTAAACCAGTAAGCAAGACCGTTTCATTCATGGCGGTATagctctccgtctctctctgcACCAGTAAGCAACATTGTTTCATTCTTGGCGGTCAAGACTTTTTCATTCATGGCGCGCGGTATAACTTGCTGTTGTTGACATACCTTAGCgttgaagagaaagaagttGCAGGCGCTATGAGAGAACACGTGGCAACGTTCCTCTTGCTGTTGGTGGCCGCTTTCTCCGTGGCCATCTTCATCTCTTACAAGGGCAGTGGCACAACCTCCCCTGTTCTCACCTTCCTCATCGCCCCTGCTACCACGTCTGCTCCTGCAACTCCCGGAGCCGACCTCAATATCGTCTCAAATGCTCCAAAAACCGAAGTAGGGATACACTACAAACCCacttcttttaaattttacatcATCATTCATTGATTCATTTGAAATTCCCCACCAACCAGCTTATGTAACTGCTACTGCTactgtgctctctctctccctctctctttggctgcagaggaagaaaggagatggaaagagaaagttGGAGAAGATGGAGGACGGTCTTGCCAGGTCGAGGGCGGCCATTAGAAGGGCTATCATGGAGAGGAACTTCACCTCTCGGAAGCGCCAGAGTTTCGTGCCAAGAGGCCCCATCTACCACAACCCTTACGCCTTCCATCAGTAATCAACTTTTCTTGTCTTCTAAAAAactagtagtagtagtagtagtagcaAACCATAAGTGGAAGTGAAACGTACCACTTATGAAAATGTTCAGTAAGAAGCCAACACCAATGAATTCCACATTACCATCCATAAAAACTCTGCTGACCTTACAAAGACAATAAAGAAACAAGGCATTCCCATGTCAAATTGGCTTATGAGCACAGTAATGGTGTTAACAGGAGCTACATAGAGATGGAGAAGAGGTTGAAGATATGGGTGTACAAGGAAGGCGAGCCACCCCTTTTCCATGATGGTATATTCCGTGGGCTGTATTCAGTAGATGGCCATTTCATCGATCAGATGGACCATTACAGTCCTTTCGTTACCAACGACCCAGACAATGCCTTGATCTTCTTCCTCCCCTTCAGTGTTGAAAGATTGGTCAAGTTAGTCCACCAAAAGGGGACTTATTATCAATCTATCCAGACAGTAATGAGGGACTATGTCCAGTTAATATCCAGCAAGTATCCTTATTGGAACAGGACTAATGGTGCAGATCATTTCTTGCTCTCCTGCCATGACTGGGTATGCGAAGTTGATCCTGTTCTTCTCCTTCAGTTTCTCACGTTGGTATGCAGCCAAATGCATCTGGTATTGGGTAAAATTCACCTTGCCTCATAGTCAAAGCCAATGCAGATACATTGAGAAATCTGTGATGACCTTGATGCAAGATTAATCATCGTTTGATCTGTTTCTGCATTTTTATGTGCAGCATTTGTTTGCGCTGAATCATTGGTTGTATTTTCATCATCCATACAGAAAAGATATGTTTCAGAGTCAACTTATTTTAGTAAAAAAAGTGTTTCATCCTTTTACTGTCTTTTACAGTCAAGGATGTGAACTATTGATTTCCCATCTCTTCCAAAAATCGAGGCATGGAAAACTCCAAATCCAGTATTTGATCTGTTGT
Protein-coding regions in this window:
- the LOC116253181 gene encoding uncharacterized protein LOC116253181, with the protein product MTRNQHHTLCPQLATHCHGQQISTTVVKLTQQLAEQDLIGSCEGKNDLRFQALQVPRNHSLFTDGFMFCLVLSSPCHLFGFHFHRLAFFLAHLPCCYHNLWCVHCLNVSLLLPLCSSSEFRSIRALLFITMDFSDLITVVSVFVCELVAAKVVNYATCELSIAFLYSAWIFYLIQVPEKWMPGKFDLTGQWPSDTPCENHISVENLVINCYRSSRKTPRTNLPIVQELLLVRLAQEECTGIGNLFNFSSQAQLESWKKC
- the LOC116252381 gene encoding probable glycosyltransferase At5g11130 isoform X1, with translation MREHVATFLLLLVAAFSVAIFISYKGSGTTSPVLTFLIAPATTSAPATPGADLNIVSNAPKTERKKGDGKRKLEKMEDGLARSRAAIRRAIMERNFTSRKRQSFVPRGPIYHNPYAFHQSYIEMEKRLKIWVYKEGEPPLFHDGIFRGLYSVDGHFIDQMDHYSPFVTNDPDNALIFFLPFSVERLVKLVHQKGTYYQSIQTVMRDYVQLISSKYPYWNRTNGADHFLLSCHDWAPYVTKDQDPFKNLVRVMCNANTTEGFNPRRDVSLPEFNIPFYLPVPVRNPSPPSSKTLLAFFAGANHGSVRKFLFEQWNRKDQQIQLFEHLPKGLNYTEFMMKSKYCLCPSGYEVASPRITEAIISGCVPVPISDGYVLPFSDVLDWTQFSVPIPVPRIPEIKEILSAIPESTYLKLQANVMKVQRHFMINRPARRFDVMHMLLHSIWLRRLDVRLTQ
- the LOC116252381 gene encoding probable glycosyltransferase At5g20260 isoform X2 encodes the protein MREHVATFLLLLVAAFSVAIFISYKGSGTTSPVLTFLIAPATTSAPATPGADLNIVSNAPKTERKKGDGKRKLEKMEDGLARSRAAIRRAIMERNFTSRKRQSFVPRGPIYHNPYAFHQSYIEMEKRLKIWVYKEGEPPLFHDGIFRGLYSVDGHFIDQMDHYSPFVTNDPDNALIFFLPFSVERLVKLVHQKGTYYQSIQTVMRDYVQLISSKYPYWNRTNGADHFLLSCHDWAPYVTKDQDPFKNLVRVMCNANTTEGFNPRRDVSLPEFNIPFYLPVPVRNPSPPSSKTLLAFFAGANHGSVRKFLFEQWNRKDQQIQLFEHLPKGLNYTEFMMKSKYCLCPSGDVLDWTQFSVPIPVPRIPEIKEILSAIPESTYLKLQANVMKVQRHFMINRPARRFDVMHMLLHSIWLRRLDVRLTQ